A window of Aromatoleum bremense genomic DNA:
GCGCCGCGTAGATCGCGCACAGCGGCCCGAGGCCCATCGACACCGTCGGGAACTGCCAGAAGTCGGGCATCAGCCACGGATGCGGGTACGACGAGATGCCCTTTCCGTCGACTTCCTGGCGATAGCCGTCGAGCTGCGCCTCGGTGAGGCGGCCGAGCATGTACGCACGGGCATAGACGCCGGGCACCGAATGGCCCTGGAAGAAGATCAGGTCGCCACCATTGTCTTTCGTCGGCGCACGCCAGAAGTGCGAAAAGCCGACGTCATAAAGGGCGGCGGCCGACGCGAACGACGCGATGTGGCCGCCGACGTTGGTGTGCTTGTTCGCGCGCACGACCATCGCCATCGCGTTCCAGCGGATGTAGGAGTGCAGCTTGATCTCCATGTCCGGGTTGCCGGGGTATTTCGGCTGCTGGCTGGCGGGGATCGTGTTGATGTACTGGGTCGTCGCGGAATAGGGGATGTCGATCCCTTCCTCGCGGCCGGCCTCGATCATTTTCTCGATCAGGAAGTGGGCCCGTTCGGGGCCTTCGTTGGCGACGACGCCGTGTAGCGCATCGAGCCATTCCTGGGTTTCCTGGCTGTCCTGGTCGGGCTGCAGGATCACGTTCGATGTAGCGGCCATTCTCTGTCTCCTCATCGATTGAGGTTTGCGGTTTTCGCTCTTGTGGAGCGGTCGGGGCGGAAGCGTGGATCGCCGACCCCTGCGTCTGATCGGCAAGTTTCACATGATAAAATGTGTTTTCGTGATGTGCAATAAAGGCGCAGCAAATTTCATGGCGAGTGGTTCGCGGCGGGGATCTTGCAAACAGGATTGCAGGCAATTCGTCGCGGGAAGCGGATGGACAGGTCGAACGTGTTTCGCGGCAGCGCGGGGCGAAGCTGCCAAGCGAAGGGGCCGGCGGAAGGGGGCGCTGCGGCGCGGAGTCGCGCAAAAGTGCGGGACGGCGGAGGGTGCGGAGCAGCGGAAAAAAATCGGCCGGGGGAGAGGGAGGGAGGGAGAGGTCCCCCGGCCGATGGGTAAAACGGGAGAGGAGGCGCCCGGCTCATTTGCCTGACGCTCTGCGCCGATCCTCGTCGTAGGCGAACACCACTTTGCCGTTTCGCACCTCGCCCATGAATATGTCATGAACGCTGGTGATGGTCTCGTGGTTGTCCTTCGAGAAGGGCTGGTGATAAGTCATGATGACTCCCTCGACCTTCTCGCGCAGTTCTTCTAGCGCCTCGCGTATCCGGTCGCCTTCCGTGCTGCCTGCCTGCCGGATTGCGGCGGCGAGCAATAGGAGGGAATCATACCCTTGCGCGGCGGCTGGCGGCACCGGGATGCGCTCGCTGCCGCTGGATTTTTTCCAGGCGCCGAGGAACGCGCGGCGCCGCGGCGTCGTCGGCTCGGCGATGAAGGTCTGCGGCATCCGCGCGCCCTCGGCGTTCGGCCCGGCGTTGTCGATGAAATTCGACATCGCCAGCGTCCAGCTGCCGATCAGCGGCACGCGCCAGTTCATCCGCGCCATGCCGTTGGCGATCTGCGCGAGTTCGGGGCCGATGCCGTACGTGAGGATCGCTTCGGCGCCGGCCTCGCGTGCGCGGCGCAGCTGCGTCGTCATGTCGGATTCGCGGATCTGGAAGCGTTCGACCGTGACCGGATGGACGCCGCGTGCGGCGAGCGCCCGCTCGAGGTCCTCGCGGCCGAGCTGGCCGTAATTGGTCGCGTCGTGGAAGATCGACACCCGCTTCAGGCCGCGCCGGTCGATCGCCTCCATGACGATCATCGCCGCCTGCAGGGTGTCATTCGCCGAGATGCGGAAGACGAAGTTGTCCGGATATTGCGGCGGCACGAACTGCTTCGTGATGACCGAGCCGGTCGCCACCGACGTGATCACCGGGATGCGTGCGTGCTGGTACGCGCGCTGGCTCGCGAGCGCGACGCCGGTGTTGACGATGCCGAGGCCGGCGACGACGTGCTCCTTCTCGATGAGCTCCTGGACGACCTGGGCGCCGCGTTCGTTGCGTGCCTCGTCGTCGCGTTCGACGAGTTCGATCGGCCGGCCGAGGACGCCACCGCCGGCGTTGATTTCAGCCGCGGCGATGCGGATCCCTTCGCGCATCGAGATGCCCATCGGGCTCGAGCCGCCCGTGAAGGGGCCGGACACGCCGATCCGCAGCGGTGGCGCGGCGTGGACCGACAGGGCGAGCAGGCACAATAGGGCAAGGATCAGGCGTGGCACGCGAAAGTCCGCCAGGGTTGTCGTCGAAGGCGCAATTTACGCGGC
This region includes:
- a CDS encoding ABC transporter substrate-binding protein; this encodes MPRLILALLCLLALSVHAAPPLRIGVSGPFTGGSSPMGISMREGIRIAAAEINAGGGVLGRPIELVERDDEARNERGAQVVQELIEKEHVVAGLGIVNTGVALASQRAYQHARIPVITSVATGSVITKQFVPPQYPDNFVFRISANDTLQAAMIVMEAIDRRGLKRVSIFHDATNYGQLGREDLERALAARGVHPVTVERFQIRESDMTTQLRRAREAGAEAILTYGIGPELAQIANGMARMNWRVPLIGSWTLAMSNFIDNAGPNAEGARMPQTFIAEPTTPRRRAFLGAWKKSSGSERIPVPPAAAQGYDSLLLLAAAIRQAGSTEGDRIREALEELREKVEGVIMTYHQPFSKDNHETITSVHDIFMGEVRNGKVVFAYDEDRRRASGK